From one Thalassobaculum sp. OXR-137 genomic stretch:
- a CDS encoding tripartite tricarboxylate transporter permease yields MVEAFANFSTVWLDPWLLFLTAAGTLAGIYVGAIPGLSVTMATSILISFTFKWPVNDALALIAGIFIGGVYGGSRTAILLNIPGAPSAIATALDGYPLAKRGEAGEAIGLTTVMSVFGGFVGILALAIFAPVISDFALLFQSRDYLLLGMIGILLVGTLSGESFAKGAFAGALGVLIGMVGLDPMTAEGRFTFGTITLMGGIPYVAAMIGFFGVAEALVQLHTLGMPAIRQKIDRIVPRLSDVRRYFGLAMRASGIGTIIGALPGTGGDIAALLAYDHAKRSTKNPERPFGEGAKEGLVAPEAANNAAVGGAFIPMLTLGIPGDAVTAVIIGALFIHGLKPGPLLLVETPHLFWFTVGSLTLANVFLLIFGLTGIRVFTKIVECPKAVLIPLIIVLSAVGTYAIQNNPVDIYWMLLFGVVGYFMKTYGFQVGPVILGVILGPMMDANYRRAMIGARQDVGTFLWDFVSHPISLILTIGFLTMLLSQTPLWTWARARIGLRR; encoded by the coding sequence ATGGTCGAGGCGTTTGCAAACTTCTCCACCGTCTGGCTCGATCCGTGGCTGCTGTTCCTGACCGCGGCCGGGACCCTTGCCGGGATCTATGTCGGCGCCATCCCCGGCCTGTCGGTCACCATGGCGACCTCGATCCTGATCTCCTTCACCTTTAAATGGCCGGTCAACGACGCGCTCGCCCTGATCGCCGGGATCTTCATCGGCGGCGTCTATGGCGGGTCGCGTACCGCCATCCTGCTGAACATCCCCGGCGCGCCGAGCGCCATCGCCACCGCCCTGGACGGCTATCCCCTGGCGAAGCGCGGCGAGGCGGGAGAGGCGATCGGCCTGACCACCGTCATGTCGGTGTTCGGCGGCTTCGTCGGCATTCTGGCCCTGGCGATCTTCGCACCGGTGATCTCCGATTTCGCGCTGCTGTTCCAGTCCCGCGACTACCTGCTTCTGGGCATGATCGGCATTCTGCTGGTCGGCACCCTGTCGGGCGAGAGCTTCGCCAAGGGCGCCTTCGCCGGGGCGCTGGGCGTGCTGATCGGCATGGTCGGGCTCGATCCGATGACGGCGGAGGGCCGCTTCACCTTCGGCACGATCACCCTGATGGGCGGCATTCCCTATGTGGCGGCGATGATCGGCTTCTTCGGCGTGGCCGAAGCGCTGGTGCAGCTTCATACCCTGGGCATGCCGGCGATCCGCCAGAAGATCGACCGGATCGTCCCGCGCCTCTCCGACGTGCGGCGCTATTTCGGGCTGGCCATGCGGGCGTCCGGCATCGGCACCATCATCGGCGCGCTGCCCGGAACCGGCGGGGACATCGCCGCCCTGCTGGCCTACGACCACGCAAAGCGCTCGACCAAGAACCCGGAGCGCCCGTTCGGCGAGGGTGCGAAGGAGGGACTGGTGGCGCCGGAAGCGGCGAACAACGCGGCCGTCGGTGGCGCCTTCATCCCGATGCTGACGCTCGGCATTCCCGGCGATGCGGTGACCGCGGTGATCATCGGCGCGCTGTTCATCCACGGGCTGAAGCCCGGCCCGCTGCTGCTGGTCGAAACCCCGCACCTGTTCTGGTTCACCGTGGGCAGCCTGACCCTGGCGAACGTCTTCCTGCTGATCTTCGGGCTGACCGGCATCCGGGTCTTCACCAAGATCGTCGAGTGCCCCAAGGCGGTACTGATCCCGCTGATCATCGTGCTGTCGGCGGTCGGCACCTACGCGATCCAGAACAACCCGGTCGATATCTACTGGATGCTGCTGTTCGGCGTGGTCGGCTATTTCATGAAAACCTACGGCTTCCAGGTCGGGCCGGTGATCCTCGGGGTGATCCTGGGGCCGATGATGGACGCGAACTACCGACGGGCGATGATCGGCGCGCGCCAGGATGTGGGCACGTTCCTGTGGGATTTCGTCTCCCACCCGATCTCGCTGATCCTGACCATCGGCTTCCTGACCATGCTGCTGTCGCAGACGCCGCTATGGACCTGGGCGCGGGCCCGGATCGGTCTGCGCCGCTAG
- a CDS encoding tripartite tricarboxylate transporter TctB family protein — protein MDTTPVRRPGELVFAVTVLLFSLAALWQAYEISGFTGLTTPGVFPMLATGTMVLASLFVLADTARRPAEAEGAAVAKRFVAEILPVRHMVLIGLVLAYLLLLPSLGFIASSALFLLAAFQYLWRRHVLITLLLSAGALAAVYVIFRIVFQVVLPEGSLMRGLF, from the coding sequence TTGGACACCACGCCCGTGCGCAGGCCCGGCGAGCTCGTGTTCGCCGTTACCGTCCTGCTGTTCAGCCTGGCGGCCTTATGGCAGGCCTATGAGATCTCCGGCTTCACCGGGCTGACCACGCCGGGCGTGTTTCCGATGCTGGCCACGGGGACCATGGTCCTGGCCTCGCTCTTCGTCTTGGCCGATACCGCGCGCCGACCCGCCGAGGCGGAGGGTGCGGCCGTCGCGAAACGGTTCGTCGCCGAGATCCTGCCGGTCCGCCACATGGTGCTTATCGGCCTGGTCCTAGCCTACCTGCTGCTGCTGCCGTCCCTCGGCTTCATCGCCAGCTCGGCGCTGTTCCTGCTCGCGGCGTTCCAGTACCTGTGGCGCCGCCACGTGCTGATCACCCTGCTGCTCTCGGCGGGCGCCCTGGCGGCGGTCTATGTGATCTTCCGGATCGTGTTCCAGGTTGTCCTGCCCGAAGGCAGCCTGATGCGGGGGCTGTTCTGA
- a CDS encoding tripartite tricarboxylate transporter substrate binding protein produces MRSLLGAGAALLMLGTAASAQTFPERELLGVVMWGAGGATDTVARAVNPAAEEALGKPIVVLNKSGGAGAISTAYVNAAPADGYTFLYGAENPQLHPVMDVSPLDYSHFYPINILGRGVAVIVVPAESKYQTMQDLLADIKANPGAVKMGSTGPGGLPSTVGAIVKNAADFDVTAIPFDGEGPGLTAMLGGEVDFMPSGISAAAEQVKAGKMRALAVVNTSSVDAMPNVPPITDALPDMAKFLPWGPFYGVFVKKDTPDDVKAKLEAAFHTAAKSENFKTLMANKGNVIMDISGEEAIAFLKKWQQVTAWVLQDTGAAKVSPEKLGIARP; encoded by the coding sequence ATGAGAAGTCTGCTTGGGGCGGGCGCCGCCCTGCTTATGCTGGGCACGGCCGCATCGGCCCAGACCTTTCCGGAGCGCGAACTGCTGGGCGTGGTCATGTGGGGCGCCGGCGGGGCGACCGACACGGTCGCGCGGGCGGTCAATCCGGCCGCCGAGGAGGCGCTGGGCAAGCCGATCGTGGTGCTGAACAAGTCCGGCGGCGCCGGTGCGATCTCCACCGCCTATGTGAACGCGGCCCCGGCCGACGGCTATACCTTCCTGTACGGGGCCGAGAATCCGCAGCTCCATCCGGTGATGGACGTCTCGCCGCTGGACTACTCGCACTTCTATCCGATCAACATCCTGGGCCGCGGCGTCGCGGTCATCGTGGTGCCGGCCGAGTCCAAGTACCAGACGATGCAGGACCTGCTGGCCGACATCAAAGCCAATCCGGGTGCGGTGAAGATGGGCTCGACCGGGCCTGGCGGCCTGCCGAGCACGGTCGGGGCGATCGTCAAGAACGCCGCCGATTTCGACGTCACCGCCATCCCGTTCGACGGCGAGGGTCCGGGCCTGACCGCCATGCTGGGCGGTGAAGTCGACTTCATGCCGTCGGGCATTTCCGCCGCCGCCGAGCAGGTGAAGGCCGGCAAGATGCGCGCCCTGGCCGTGGTCAACACCAGCTCGGTGGACGCCATGCCGAATGTGCCGCCGATCACCGACGCCCTGCCGGACATGGCGAAGTTCCTGCCCTGGGGGCCGTTCTATGGCGTCTTCGTCAAGAAGGACACGCCGGACGACGTGAAGGCCAAGCTGGAAGCCGCCTTCCACACCGCCGCCAAGAGCGAGAACTTCAAGACCCTGATGGCGAACAAGGGCAACGTCATCATGGACATCTCCGGCGAGGAGGCGATCGCCTTCCTGAAGAAGTGGCAGCAGGTCACCGCCTGGGTGCTGCAGGACACCGGAGCGGCCAAGGTCAGCCCCGAGAAGCTCGGCATCGCCCGCCCGTAA
- the paoC gene encoding aldehyde oxidoreductase molybdenum-binding subunit PaoC, producing MDFTHPAEDNRFDHANVVGRPMERRDGPLKVTGTAPYAYERHDVAAGQLHGYPLGAGIAKGRITAMDAEAARAAPGVRAVITTLDIDPLPISDDNTARLFGGDAVEHYHQAIAVVVADTFEEARAAAHLIEVSYAPDAVEADLDAAFERLQGTGEPSTEIGDVAAAFADAEVTLDATYRTPSQSHAMMEPHASIVDWSDGGDMTVWTSNQMIDWACSALADTFELDKERIRVDSPFIGGGFGGKLFLRADTVLAALGSRAVGAPVKLALPRPMIMNNTTHRSATIQRIRLAAGRDGRLTAIEHEAASHALPDGKGESSTAQTPFFYAGPNRRVTEHLAKMHLPEANAMRAPGEASGLMALEIAMDEMAEKLGMDPVRFRIVNDTKVNPSDPDMPFSDRNFVECLERGAAEFGWDERNTAPGATRDGDWLVGHGMAGAYRGAPTLDSGARVRLEKGKLVVETDMTDIGTGSYTILAQTAAEAMGLEIDDVEVRLGDSAFPVSSGSGGQFGAVSATSGVYAACLALQDRIARKLGVNAAEFREGKVIAGDTETALADLDTVEAEDKMSFGDFKSDYKVATFGAHFAEVGVHRGTGEIRVRRMLAVCDSGRILNPLTARSQVIGGMTMAAGAALSEELATDTGRAFFANHDLAGYEVPVHADIGRQEVIFLDTLDAVASPLKAKGVGELGICGAAAAIANAAYNASGVRVRDYPLTLDKMIAGLPAL from the coding sequence ATGGACTTCACACATCCCGCCGAAGACAACCGGTTCGACCATGCCAACGTGGTCGGCCGACCGATGGAGCGCCGGGACGGCCCGCTGAAGGTCACCGGGACGGCCCCCTACGCCTATGAGCGGCACGACGTCGCCGCCGGACAGCTCCACGGCTATCCGCTGGGTGCCGGCATCGCCAAGGGCCGGATCACCGCCATGGACGCCGAGGCCGCCCGCGCGGCGCCGGGCGTGCGCGCCGTGATCACGACCCTCGACATCGACCCGCTGCCGATCTCCGACGACAACACCGCCCGCCTGTTCGGCGGCGACGCGGTCGAGCACTACCACCAGGCCATCGCCGTGGTGGTCGCCGATACGTTCGAGGAGGCGCGCGCCGCCGCCCACCTGATCGAGGTCAGCTACGCCCCGGATGCGGTGGAAGCGGATCTGGATGCCGCGTTCGAGCGGCTGCAGGGCACAGGCGAGCCGTCGACCGAAATCGGCGACGTGGCGGCCGCCTTCGCCGACGCCGAGGTCACCCTGGACGCCACCTACCGCACCCCATCCCAGAGCCATGCGATGATGGAGCCGCACGCCTCCATCGTCGACTGGTCCGATGGCGGCGACATGACGGTATGGACGTCGAACCAGATGATCGACTGGGCCTGCAGCGCACTGGCCGACACGTTCGAGCTGGACAAGGAGCGCATCCGGGTGGACAGCCCATTCATCGGCGGCGGCTTCGGCGGCAAGCTGTTCCTGCGCGCCGACACGGTGCTGGCGGCCCTCGGATCCCGCGCCGTCGGGGCGCCGGTCAAGCTCGCCCTGCCCCGGCCGATGATTATGAACAACACCACCCACCGCTCGGCCACGATCCAGCGGATCCGCTTGGCCGCCGGACGCGACGGCAGACTGACCGCCATCGAGCACGAGGCGGCGTCCCATGCCCTGCCGGACGGCAAGGGCGAGAGTTCCACGGCTCAGACCCCGTTCTTCTATGCGGGGCCGAACCGCCGGGTGACGGAGCATCTGGCGAAGATGCACCTGCCCGAGGCCAACGCCATGCGCGCGCCGGGCGAGGCGTCGGGCCTGATGGCGCTGGAGATCGCCATGGACGAGATGGCGGAGAAGCTGGGCATGGACCCGGTGCGGTTCCGCATCGTGAACGACACCAAGGTCAACCCGAGCGACCCGGACATGCCGTTCTCCGACCGGAACTTCGTGGAATGCCTGGAGCGCGGCGCCGCCGAGTTCGGATGGGACGAGCGGAACACCGCGCCCGGCGCCACCCGCGACGGCGACTGGCTGGTCGGCCACGGCATGGCCGGCGCCTATCGCGGCGCGCCGACCCTGGATTCCGGGGCACGGGTGCGGCTGGAGAAGGGCAAGCTGGTCGTGGAGACCGACATGACCGATATCGGCACCGGCTCCTACACGATCCTCGCCCAGACCGCGGCGGAGGCCATGGGCCTGGAGATCGACGACGTGGAAGTCCGGCTCGGCGACAGCGCCTTCCCGGTCTCTTCCGGCTCCGGCGGCCAGTTCGGCGCGGTCAGCGCCACGTCGGGCGTCTATGCCGCCTGTCTCGCCCTGCAGGACCGCATCGCCCGCAAGCTCGGCGTGAACGCGGCCGAGTTCCGCGAGGGCAAGGTGATCGCCGGCGACACCGAAACCGCCCTGGCCGATCTCGACACCGTGGAAGCCGAGGACAAGATGTCCTTCGGCGACTTCAAGTCCGACTACAAGGTGGCGACCTTCGGCGCCCATTTCGCCGAGGTCGGCGTGCATCGCGGCACCGGCGAGATCCGGGTGCGGCGCATGCTGGCGGTCTGCGACAGCGGCCGGATCCTGAACCCGCTCACCGCGCGCAGCCAGGTGATCGGCGGCATGACCATGGCCGCCGGCGCCGCCCTGTCGGAGGAACTCGCGACCGATACCGGCCGGGCCTTTTTCGCGAACCACGACCTGGCCGGCTACGAGGTGCCGGTCCATGCCGATATCGGCCGCCAGGAGGTGATCTTCCTCGACACTCTGGACGCCGTCGCCAGCCCGCTGAAGGCCAAGGGCGTGGGCGAGCTCGGCATCTGCGGCGCCGCGGCGGCCATCGCCAACGCGGCCTACAACGCCAGCGGCGTGCGGGTGCGGGACTATCCGCTCACCCTGGACAAGATGATCGCCGGCCTGCCGGCTCTCTGA
- a CDS encoding xanthine dehydrogenase family protein subunit M, translating into MRVFSYEKATDPAAAAARAAEIEGARFIAGGTNLIDLMKLEIERPGHLIDVTGLGLDEITETGDGGLRIGALVSNTALAADSRVRRDYGVLTRAIVAGASGQLRNKATTGGNLLQRTRCPYFYDTAQACNKRAPGSGCAALSKGAFSRQLGIVGISDSCIATHPSDMAVAMRILDAEVETVKPSGATRRIPIADFHLLPGDTPHRETALEPGELITAVTLPAPVGGRHAYHKARDRASYAFALVSVALIRQPDGSGRVALGGVAPKPWRSAEADAELPNGARAVMAKLLEGARPTDANAFKITLAERTLAALLADSPVAEE; encoded by the coding sequence ATGAGAGTGTTCTCCTACGAGAAGGCGACGGACCCGGCCGCGGCCGCTGCCCGCGCCGCCGAGATCGAGGGTGCGCGGTTCATCGCCGGCGGCACCAACCTGATCGACCTGATGAAGCTGGAGATCGAGCGCCCCGGCCACCTGATCGACGTGACCGGTCTCGGCCTCGACGAGATCACCGAGACCGGGGACGGCGGGCTGCGGATCGGCGCGCTGGTCAGCAACACCGCGCTTGCCGCCGACAGCCGGGTGCGCCGCGACTACGGCGTCCTGACGCGGGCCATCGTCGCCGGCGCCTCGGGCCAGTTGCGCAACAAGGCGACGACCGGCGGCAACCTGCTGCAGCGCACGCGCTGCCCGTATTTCTACGACACCGCCCAGGCCTGCAACAAACGCGCGCCGGGCAGCGGCTGCGCCGCCCTGAGCAAGGGTGCATTCTCGCGCCAGCTCGGCATCGTCGGCATATCCGACTCCTGCATCGCCACCCACCCGTCGGACATGGCGGTCGCCATGCGGATCCTGGACGCGGAGGTGGAGACGGTGAAACCGTCGGGCGCCACCCGGCGGATTCCCATCGCCGATTTCCATCTGCTGCCGGGCGACACCCCGCACCGGGAGACCGCGCTGGAGCCGGGGGAACTGATCACCGCCGTCACCCTGCCGGCCCCGGTCGGCGGCCGCCACGCCTATCACAAGGCCCGCGACCGGGCGTCGTATGCCTTCGCCCTGGTCTCCGTCGCGCTGATCCGCCAGCCGGACGGCAGCGGCCGGGTCGCGCTCGGCGGCGTGGCGCCGAAGCCCTGGCGGTCGGCCGAGGCCGATGCGGAACTGCCGAACGGCGCCCGCGCGGTGATGGCCAAGCTGCTCGAGGGAGCGCGCCCGACCGACGCCAACGCCTTCAAGATCACGCTCGCGGAGCGAACGCTGGCCGCCCTGCTGGCCGACTCGCCTGTGGCCGAGGAGTAA
- a CDS encoding 2Fe-2S iron-sulfur cluster-binding protein, with product MSPPIAPRRPDVPFAPDGASSGSRSAGRTDRTAAGPDRTRITLTVNGEERSVDLDNRTTLLDLLREGLKLTGTKKGCDHGQCGACTVSVNGERVNSCLCLAVMHDGDTVETIEGIGTPDRLDPMQAAFLAHDAFQCGYCTPGQIASARAVIEEVRAGIPSHVTDDLTATIALTDAEIRERMSGNICRCGAYSNILAAITEAAEQAADTAQSTAEETKR from the coding sequence ATGAGCCCCCCCATCGCCCCCCGCCGACCCGATGTCCCGTTCGCGCCCGACGGCGCCTCCTCCGGCTCCCGGTCGGCCGGCCGAACGGACCGGACCGCCGCCGGTCCCGACCGCACGCGCATCACCCTGACCGTCAACGGGGAGGAGCGCTCCGTCGATCTCGACAACCGCACCACCCTGCTCGACCTGCTGCGCGAAGGTCTGAAACTGACCGGCACCAAGAAGGGCTGCGACCACGGACAGTGCGGCGCCTGCACCGTCTCGGTGAACGGCGAGCGGGTGAATTCCTGCCTCTGCCTCGCGGTGATGCATGACGGCGACACGGTGGAGACCATCGAGGGGATCGGCACCCCCGACCGGCTCGACCCGATGCAGGCCGCCTTCCTGGCCCATGACGCCTTCCAGTGCGGCTACTGCACGCCGGGGCAGATCGCCTCGGCACGCGCGGTGATCGAGGAGGTCCGCGCCGGCATCCCGTCCCATGTCACCGACGACCTGACCGCCACCATCGCGCTGACCGACGCCGAGATCCGCGAGCGGATGTCGGGGAACATCTGCCGCTGCGGCGCCTATTCCAACATCCTCGCCGCCATCACCGAAGCCGCGGAGCAGGCCGCGGACACCGCGCAGAGCACCGCAGAGGAGACGAAGCGATGA
- a CDS encoding efflux RND transporter permease subunit, giving the protein MGAFEFFIRRPVFATVVSLIVTLVGLVSYNQLTVREYPNIDEPVVSVRTDYPGASAQIIETQVSQVLEGSIAGIEGIEILTSTSKPEQSQITVRFRLGVDPDVAASDVRDRVSRVRGRLPDEVEEPVIAKVEADAQAIIYLAFTSDRHSPIQISDYADRYVRDRLQNLPGVAEVRIFGERRYAMRIWVDRARLAAYRLTTQDIEDALRQQNVEVPAGRIESIDREFTVLSETGLVTPEQFERIVISDVEGFPVRMRDVARVELGPQDERRVTRFSGDNAVILGIVKQATANPLDVSNAMSEVMPELTDSLPQGMAVKIAYDKSVFIDRSIEAVYETILEAIGLVVIVIFFFLRSFRATLIPLVTIPVSLIGAFTLMSILGFSINTLTLLAMVLAIGLVVDDAIVVLENIHRHVENGLKPIRAAIVGIKEIAGAVVAMTLTLAAVYIPVAFTPGRTGTLFAEFALTLAGSVLVSGFVALTLSPMMCSRLLKNHEKHGTLYNVLERGLNGLNNGYRRLLTLSLKVRPLVILLAVGVAGCSYVLLTGLKSELAPIEDRGVLFTAGNAPEGSTVTFTSRYAEQFEAMLNKIPEVEHYFVIVGSRAVTELISFSQLTPWEERERTQMEIVRSVQPDLRQIAGVRAFANNPGSFGQSARSKPIEFVIQTSDSYEKLDEYVGKVIAEAEKFPGLINLDSDLRLNKPQLSVEMDRERVADTGAGVLTVGRTLETLLGGRLVTRFNQNGEQYDVIVQMAPDDRRTVSDLNDIYVHGRGGTDIQLSNLVTVRETVAPKELNRFNQFRSATITGNLAPGYSLGEGLEVLEAAAKTVLPTTVRYDFAGESREFKQTGSNLVFVFILAVCFIFLVLAAQFESFVDPIIIMVTVPLSMTGALLALQLSGGTLNIYSQVGLVTLIGLISKHGILIVQFANQLQDEGKSLQEAVVEAAVLRLRPILMTTGAMVSGAVPLALAQGAGAESRQEIGWVIVGGMSLGTILTLFVVPAVYTLMSRRRAAQPDEAPAQSDGTAPAPAE; this is encoded by the coding sequence ATGGGCGCATTCGAGTTCTTCATCCGCCGCCCGGTCTTCGCGACGGTCGTCAGCCTGATCGTCACCCTGGTCGGGCTGGTCTCCTACAATCAGCTCACCGTGCGCGAATATCCCAATATCGACGAACCCGTGGTCTCCGTGCGGACCGACTATCCGGGGGCGAGTGCGCAGATCATCGAGACCCAGGTCTCCCAGGTGCTGGAAGGCTCGATCGCCGGCATCGAGGGCATCGAGATCCTGACCTCGACCAGCAAGCCGGAGCAGAGCCAGATCACCGTGCGCTTCCGCCTCGGCGTCGATCCGGACGTGGCGGCCAGCGACGTGCGCGACCGGGTCTCCCGCGTCCGCGGGCGGCTGCCGGACGAGGTGGAGGAGCCGGTCATCGCCAAGGTCGAGGCCGACGCCCAGGCGATCATCTACCTCGCCTTCACCAGCGACCGGCACTCGCCGATCCAGATCTCCGACTATGCCGACCGCTACGTCCGCGACCGACTGCAGAACCTGCCCGGCGTGGCCGAGGTGCGGATCTTCGGCGAGCGGCGCTATGCCATGCGCATCTGGGTCGACCGCGCCCGTCTGGCGGCCTACCGGCTGACCACCCAGGACATCGAGGACGCCCTGCGCCAGCAGAACGTGGAGGTGCCCGCCGGCCGGATCGAGAGCATCGACCGGGAGTTCACCGTCCTGTCGGAGACCGGCCTGGTCACCCCGGAACAGTTCGAGCGCATCGTCATCAGCGACGTCGAGGGTTTCCCAGTGCGCATGCGCGACGTCGCCCGGGTCGAGCTCGGCCCGCAGGACGAACGGCGGGTGACCCGGTTCAGCGGCGACAACGCGGTCATCCTCGGCATCGTCAAGCAGGCCACGGCCAATCCGCTCGACGTGTCCAATGCCATGTCCGAGGTGATGCCGGAGCTGACGGACAGCCTGCCCCAGGGCATGGCGGTCAAGATCGCCTACGACAAGTCGGTGTTCATCGACCGCTCCATCGAGGCGGTCTACGAGACCATCCTGGAGGCGATCGGCCTCGTGGTGATCGTGATCTTCTTCTTCCTGCGCTCCTTCCGGGCGACGCTGATCCCGCTGGTGACCATCCCGGTCTCGCTGATCGGCGCCTTCACCCTGATGAGCATCCTCGGCTTCTCCATCAACACCCTGACCCTGCTGGCCATGGTGCTGGCCATCGGCCTGGTGGTGGACGACGCCATCGTCGTGCTGGAGAACATCCACCGCCACGTGGAGAACGGGCTGAAGCCGATCCGCGCGGCCATCGTCGGCATCAAGGAGATCGCCGGCGCGGTCGTGGCCATGACCCTAACCCTGGCCGCGGTGTACATTCCGGTGGCCTTCACCCCCGGTCGCACCGGCACGCTGTTCGCCGAATTCGCCCTCACGCTGGCCGGCTCGGTCCTGGTGTCGGGCTTCGTCGCCCTGACGCTGAGCCCGATGATGTGCTCGCGGCTGCTGAAGAACCACGAGAAGCACGGCACGCTCTACAACGTGCTGGAGCGCGGGCTGAACGGCTTGAACAATGGTTACCGCCGCCTGCTGACCCTGAGCCTGAAGGTGCGGCCCCTGGTGATCCTGCTGGCCGTGGGCGTGGCGGGTTGCAGCTACGTGCTGCTGACCGGGCTGAAGTCGGAGCTGGCGCCGATCGAGGATCGCGGCGTGCTGTTCACCGCCGGCAACGCGCCGGAAGGCTCCACCGTCACCTTCACCAGCCGCTACGCCGAGCAGTTCGAGGCGATGCTCAACAAGATTCCGGAGGTCGAGCATTACTTCGTGATCGTCGGCTCCCGCGCCGTCACCGAGCTGATCTCGTTCTCGCAGCTCACCCCCTGGGAGGAGCGCGAGCGCACCCAGATGGAGATCGTGCGCAGCGTGCAGCCGGACCTGCGCCAGATCGCGGGCGTGCGCGCCTTCGCCAACAATCCGGGCTCCTTCGGCCAGAGTGCCCGAAGCAAGCCGATCGAATTCGTGATCCAGACCTCCGACAGCTATGAAAAGCTCGACGAGTATGTCGGCAAGGTCATCGCCGAGGCGGAGAAGTTCCCCGGCCTGATCAACCTGGACAGCGACCTGCGGCTGAACAAGCCGCAGCTCTCGGTCGAGATGGACCGGGAGCGGGTGGCGGATACGGGTGCGGGCGTGCTGACCGTGGGGCGCACCCTGGAGACCCTGCTGGGCGGCCGTCTGGTGACGCGCTTCAACCAGAACGGCGAGCAGTACGACGTCATCGTCCAGATGGCCCCGGACGACCGGCGCACCGTCAGCGACCTGAACGACATCTACGTCCACGGCCGCGGCGGCACCGACATCCAGCTCTCCAACCTGGTGACCGTGCGCGAGACGGTGGCGCCGAAGGAGCTGAACCGCTTCAACCAGTTCCGGTCGGCCACCATCACCGGCAACCTGGCGCCCGGCTACTCGCTCGGCGAAGGCCTCGAGGTGCTGGAGGCGGCGGCGAAGACTGTGCTGCCGACCACCGTGCGCTACGACTTCGCCGGAGAGTCCCGCGAGTTCAAGCAGACCGGCAGCAACCTGGTCTTCGTCTTCATCCTGGCGGTGTGCTTCATCTTCCTGGTGCTGGCCGCCCAGTTCGAGAGCTTCGTCGATCCGATCATCATCATGGTCACCGTGCCGCTGTCGATGACCGGCGCCCTGCTGGCGCTGCAGCTCAGCGGCGGCACCCTGAACATCTACAGCCAGGTCGGGCTGGTCACGCTGATCGGCCTGATCAGCAAGCACGGCATCCTGATCGTGCAGTTCGCCAACCAGCTTCAGGACGAGGGCAAGTCGCTGCAGGAGGCGGTGGTGGAAGCCGCCGTGCTGCGGCTGCGGCCGATCCTGATGACCACCGGCGCCATGGTCTCCGGCGCGGTGCCGCTGGCCCTGGCGCAGGGGGCCGGGGCGGAGAGCCGCCAGGAGATCGGCTGGGTGATCGTCGGCGGCATGAGCCTGGGCACCATCCTGACCCTGTTCGTGGTCCCGGCGGTCTACACCCTGATGTCGCGCCGCCGCGCGGCCCAGCCGGACGAGGCTCCCGCCCAGTCCGACGGCACGGCGCCGGCCCCGGCGGAGTAG